The following DNA comes from Caretta caretta isolate rCarCar2 chromosome 25, rCarCar1.hap1, whole genome shotgun sequence.
GATCAGGTCATAAGAttcttccttccctcttcccttccaaggggggaggcagagggaaggggagagaggtgaGCCACAAAATAAGAGTATTTTAGATATTAAGTTAAACATTTGGTCCCTAGGATGTCGCCAAGGTACTTTACTGTCCTTGCCTCACTTTAaaagtatatacacacacattaaaagAGAGCACGAGCCTTTTAGAGCTTCACTTTTGGCATcataaaaaggcacaaaaacagaatTCCTTGGCCCTTGAGCAAGATCTCCAGAAGCAGAAAGAGCTGGCAAAGGCTTTACCAGAGCCAGTGTGCTAGAATCCACCTCTAATTCCCTTTGAGATTTCGTGACTTCACTAGCGTAACCAGGAGTCATTGGGTAAGGCCTGCGGTGCTTGATGCTAACTACAATAGCGTTACAGGAATCACGTCAGAGCATGAAGAATAAGCAGCATCCTTGCAACACAGGACTGCAATGCTAGAAGGTTGCATCCTGTTTGAGAGCAAGTTCCCCACTCCGCTCCCCCCACCACGAAACACACGTAGCCCCAGTGTTTTGCTGGTATGAGTCTCCCTGGATGACTAGAAgtggactccatcagcatttaaAGGCCTGCCTTGTTTGCATTCTGCAAGTTGCAAGTGACAGGCTGCACCCCCAAAGATAAGAGATGCCCCAGGATTTTAAGAAGCCACTAACTCTCTCTTCTAGGATCATGGGATTTTCGTCTGCTcaggaaaaaagtttaaaaaaaaggtacAAAAAGAGGCTATAGATACTGGAGTGTTGCCGGCAACAGAGATCCGAACACGAGCTGGCCTGGGGAGGTGGCCGCCTTGTGGCCAGGCAGGGCCCAAGGCTCAGTAGCCCTCCTCTTCTCGGTAGTAGTGGTACTCGGGTGGGTCTGTGCTCTGGTCGTACACTGCGTTGGCCACGTCACCAGTGTTGCCCTGGGGACAGTACTTGGGATCGTAGATCTGTCGGCCCAGGCCAAAGATCTGGCCgctctgattggctccctggTTGGAGCCCATCTGGAGGGACATGGAGGTGTTGTCGCATTTCTCGGTGCCCATTTTGGTGTCGTAGATGTGTCTCCTCGTGCCAGGAGCCGTCATGCCCACCTGAGAGACCAGATTAGTTGTGGTAACAGTGGCAGCTGGAAACCCCCATTGGGGATTGAGCCCCCACTGCATGAGGGGCTACAGATCATAGCAAAACCCTACCCAAATAGCTGATCTACCTAGACTGCGTGGTGATGGGGGCCAGGAGGGAGTGTACAGCTTCTGTTTTAGATGTGCAGAAACGGATGCAGAGATTAAGGAACTTgggcaaggtcacacagggagtctgtggcagggccaggaatcCAAATCTACATCCTggtccagtgccctaaccacaagacCAGCTCTCCAGCAGTCTGAGGAGGCACAGATTACATCAAGTAGGCACCTCTGGTGCTTTCCTGGATTTCACCCAGCTGCCCAGTCAGGCATCTACCCCCTTTAATACCACCCTTAAACCCAGATGTTCTGTGCTGAAGAGACTCCAGTCACTCAACTGGCCCCTTTTTTTACCTCCCCACAGATGGCTCACCAGGTCCATGACTGCTTGCTTACCTGGCTAGCACACTTGTTGGTGCCCATCTGAAGGCTGATGGTGGAATGGTCCATGGGGGCCAGGATCTGGTTTTTGGGATCATAGAGATGTCTCCTGGTGCCGTAGGCTGTCATGCCAGACTGGCTGGCACACTTGTTTGTGCCCATCTGTGGGCAGAGTTACACAGAGAACTAAAGTTACAGCCCAACCGAGTCTGAAGCAGGCTCCCCCCGTCTCAAATAagtctcctctcccccactcccatacTAAGCACAATGACTCATGGCTCAAAGGCAGCCTCCTGACCTTCCTTATTTAGAGGGGTTACCCCCCTGCCTCCAATAGCATGCTTTCCAGTGTTCTTGTATTATTGATTTCACAACTGTCCCCGGATAGAACTTCCCATCTCCAATTCCCTACAAGGGCAACCCTCCAGGTCCAAACCTCtgttggtggggaggagggagtctGTAGTACAGTCCTTCAGACCAGAGTACCTGTTAGATTCaaaccccagccccccagggcaaGAGAATGGACATGCCAAGAAGGCCAGGACAGCAGTGACAATCCAGGCAGTGAAGGAGATGAAGGGCACGGAGCAGTTCTACTTTGTGCTGGATGTTTCATATCCAGCCTGTAACAAGAGAACATCCAGGCTATTAAGTCTTTTGACCATCAGCCATATGCAGTGGCAGTGAATTCAGGTGTTAAAGGGATAACCAAATTTCATGAAACATGCCTTCCTACCCTGTGGCCCTGCctagcccacccctgccctaatgGGAAGGGCACAGCAGCCAGCTCACCTGAAGCCCAATGACACACTGGCCGGCCTTCATTTTTGCATCGTCAAAGTTCCTCTGTTGTTTCTCCGAGTATTTCACACCGATGTCCACGTCGCTTTGTATCCCCTTGGTCTTTGCCTGCAGCAGAGagaagggcgggggggagaggagtgttAGAACCACTGAGTTCTGTCCCTGCATAGAAGAGGGTACTACAACCTAACGTTGCAGTCATCAGTCAACATACAGACTCAACCCCAAGAACTGCCAGGCTAGAGATGCAGGAGGTTTTATATCCCAAACGGAGATGGCTATTTGTTCACTTCCTGCACAGCACCTTTGACAGGGCGAAAGGTGTTTTACAGTTCTACAAGCTATAGCCATGAAGCAGAGATCCTTTATCCACCGCAGAAATGCAGCTGCTTATGGGGTGGAACGTGGCAGATTTGCCAGTGGCGCAGAGACAGCTTGGGACAGAGCGTAAGGACTCCATGCTGCAGAACAGGTCAGATGCTGGTCACTTGCTGGtgtgaactagagtaaatggggGATTCGCTAACAGTGGAGGACTTCAGTAGGcccagccagaggttatgggcctacgaCTGGAATTGGTgggagagattctgtggcctgcaacatgcaggaggtcagatgaaatgtggtcccgtctggccttcaCCTCTAGGAGTTCGATGGTGGCCTCTGCAGGCCAGACATGGTGACTTCCAGTGCACACGCGCTAGATGCGGCATTAATGAGCCTGCCAGGGCTAGCGTAGTAATTTAAGGAGGCAAAATGTAGTTACCCAAATGAGAACTTAGCCAGGACAGACACCTTCATCCTGGTCAGAGGAGCCATGAGACCATATCCATTGTGTGTTTATCCTAAGGCAGCCACTGACCTACTTTCTACTAGCTTTATCCTTCATCCATGCAGGGTATAAAAATCCAGTCACCACAAGGCAACACCTTTCACtagctgccccagcccagaagggCCACTTGCAAAGCAATGAGCACACACCTCAGAGACCTGGCGCCTCATGGTTTGGGCCATGAGCgacagcttcagccccagggtggCCAAGCCGCCACTTCCCCTACAGCCCTCCCACAGAGCTGCTTCCTCCCCTGACCCCGAGCTCACTGGGAAGGCTCCCGGCTGCAGCTGGCTTCATGTGCTGGGGTGAGATCACTTCTTCCCACCACCCAGAGAACCAGAGCCCCACGGGGAAGTTTGAGCCTGGCTTTGGCTTTAAAGCCAGGGCATTTTGGAGGAGGGAAGAGCTGCAGCTCTACTGTCAGGAGGCCTCAGCGTAGCCACTTCCTTTGGCACCCTAGGGTGCTTGCGACTCATCCCCCCCAGCCACCCTCACCCCAAACCCATGGGAGCTGGTTGGGCTAGGAGAAGGAATGACCACTCCTGCCCACAAGCCATATGGGACAGATCCTGTTAGACACCAGGCTGGGTCCACCCCTGCACAGTCAGGGTCAGAGGTAAAGCAGCTGGTGCAGGCTACTGCAGCCCCAAGAATTAACCTGACTCATGTTCCTGCTTCAACAGCCACTACAGAGCTTTGCAGGGGCACAGAATTACCAGGGCGCAGatctgccctggctctgcccccctccAACCTCTGGCTCCCCCTGTCTCCATATGACAGGCCACCATACCAAGGGTCTACCAGGGTAGGGGAGGGTGCCTTTCATAGTTCCGGTGCATCAGCCGAGATGACCAGGGCAATGACAAGTCAGCCTCACAGCGGTACTCACCATGCCCGCCAGAGCCAGCAGGCACACCTGCACCTGGGTCATGTTCCCGGTCTCGAAGAAGTCGTTGGCTTCAAAGAGGTCGACGGGGTTCATGCCGTACTGAACCATGGCCTTGATGAAGTTGGAGAGGTTCTCCAGCTGGCAGGGAAGAGAGACTGATAAAGACACAGGCCGCAGCCAAAACGGGGCCAGGGAAGGAACCCGGGAGGCAGCAattagtgtgcccttgttgccaagaaggccaatggcattttgggatgtataagtaggggcatagccagcagatcgagggacgtgatcgttcccctctattcaacattggtgaggcctcatctggagtactatgtccagttttgggccccgcactacaagaaagatgtggataaattggagagagtccagcgaagggcaacaaaaattattaggggactggaacacatgacttatgaggagaggctgagggaactgggattgtttagtctgcagaagagaagaatgaggggggatttgatagctgctttcaactacctgaaagggggttccagagaggatggttctagactattctcagtggtagaagaggacaggacaaggagtaatggtctcaagttgcagtgggggaggtttatgttggatattaggaaaaactttttcactaggagggtggtgaaacactggaatgcgttgcctagggaggtggtggaatctccttccttaggagtttttaaggtcaggcttgacaaagccctggctgggatgatttagttggggattggtccggctttgagcagggggttggactagacctcctgaggtcccttccaaccctgatattctatgatttgagaAGGAGCTCCCAGGGTGGCTAGCGATCAGCCAGGCCACCCTCGCTGtaaaggaagcagccagcacgtaCCTGATGCCAGGTCTGAGCTGAGCGGTTGATCTTCCTCACTGAGCCTGGCTGCAGCTTGTTCATGAGCctggagagagtgagaaagagCCATAAGAGCGGATGCCAATCACACAATGTGGAAGCACATTTCCAGCCACAGTGGAGTTGCACAAGCATCTCTTCGGAGGTTCTTGTTCGGCTgcttttaaacaaacaagcagCCGTCAGAGATAAGGGCGTCCACAAAGCTAAACAGTTAGCAGAAGAAATGATCATCCCTAGACTCGCATACAGCGCTTCTCATCCGCTCACAAAGCACGTCACAAGAGGGGGGCAGCATcattccccacctgtgaaatggaggcagagaaaaaattgacttgccctaggtcacccagcaggtcactggcagaactgggaatggaacccaggtctcctcagtctctagccactaggccacactgcctcaggcttgggctacacacacacaaaaaaaccaccacacaaaCAACTTATCCCAGTGTAGCCACGTCAGTCACGCgtgtgaaaaaataaataaataaataaaaattaaaaaggtaccCCATCCCCAAGGATGGTGATGACGACAAAGCCCCAGCATAGACGGCAACAGAGGCCAACACTGTTCAGAATGGTGATCCTCCTATCCCAGCAGGACCCCTCCTTGTGGCgtatgctgcatctacactagcagGCTCCACCAGTACAGCGATGCCGACATGGGCTGCGTCTACACTTCAAAGCCACAGTCAATGCAATATTAAAACCCCAAGTCTCCAAGATTCAGGCTAGCCACACTACTTATTACGGGAGTCGCTCGGCATCCCTGGCACAGGTCATTGTTCTAGGCACAGGACGCACACAGAACACAAGACTACATTAATTCAATGTTAAGATTTAAACTCACACTTAAGGAAGCACGGATGTTATGGtccccagagcagctcctggccGTGCTGGCCTTGCATAGGAAAGCAGTGACATGAACACTATCAGCATGATAAAGTGGCAAGGGAGTTTGGAATGGCAAAATGCAAGTTCTCCCTGAGCTAGCAGGTTGTGCCACATGGCCCTGGGAAGGTAATTTCCACCTGGTTTCCCCTAGCAggatcatcatcatgttcctgaCATATCAGTCCCCCAGAGAGAAGTCAGCCCTAGTTTCACTTACACATACATCAGGAGCATTACCACCACTGAGAATTCACGGCCCTGTATTTCCTGGCATGTGTGGTTAGAGACTAATGCAATATCCTTGTTATGTATTTACTCCCTCTATTTTGAGCTTCAGCCACTTTCAGCAACAAGATTGTTACCAGGATCTCCGATTCCACCCACCCCCAATCACAGAACCAAGACAGAGTCATTAGAGGCCAATAAATGGATAATAAGCCATTCTCCCCTCTGACACCCTGTCTGCTAACCAACAAAGGCTGCTTCAGAAGGAATCCTGGAACAGTCCCTCTTGCTCCAGGCCCTGGGAATGGCCAGGCTCTGCTGCATTTCTTTGCAGAGGCAGATCTGAACCCTGGAACATTCCCATCTTTCAGATGCTTTCCTGGAACTGgattttcctctcctgctgtttGCAGCTGCCCAGACTATTATGAATATCTACAATCTGCTTTTGGATATCCTTGGAGAGATGCTAGAAGAAAGCAAAGCATTCACTATTCATGACACTGGGTCTCCAGCACTTACTGAATTGCCAGTATGTGCTTAGGGTTACTCCAGATGTGACCCTGCTCCTCCCTAGGCCCTCGACACCCAGGCCAGGGGCTCCAATGCTCCTCAAGTCAATTCCCTTTTAAATTAGCTCTGGTATCCCCTTGGGCACTTCTGCTAAGTGACATCTCACAGCCAGGAGCAGGATCCTCTGCCATTGCATTCGCCAGCCAATCCCAGAGCACAAGCACTTGCCTGGCCCTAGTCCTGCCAAACCTCCGCCCAGAGGCCAGCCAACCCACCTGCATCCTAGGCCAAGACTGGGAGTCTAGCTCCAGGCTCAGGACTTTTGCAGAGACATCGCAGGCAATCACTGAGCCAGGGCCAAACTCGTGCTTTAAGTGCTGGTATCATTTGCTATGGGGCAAGAGGGGCAGTTAACGCCTCACCCAGGCTGGTCACAGCTCTGCATGCCCCATTATATCCTCCGCTTCCCTCCCGTTCTGCCTTTGCCGTGTATTAGGGCTCGCATCAGGGCCAATATGCTGGCACGACTTTGCACATCTCCAACGTTTTTCTGAAGTGGCACCGCTGGCTTTAAGCCTCCAAGCCGGTCTGCAGCTCCGGCTATGGCCCAGTAATGCAGGATGGGTGCAACTGGCCAGCAAGATGGAAGGACATGGAGCTCTTCCCCTGGATGACAAGGAGAGGTCAGCGTTCACAGCCTGCTGCTCCATCAGTTCCCCCCTGACCAATGCAGACCCCTGGGCCCTCACAGACTCACTCGCAGAGGATCACTCCGTCCTTCAGCCCCAACTGGAAATCGGGGCCGATCTCCTTCCCGGTGATGCTCTCGATCCATATCCTCAGCTCAGCCTCCTTCTGGGGGTCGTACTTCTGAGCaagctgggaggagagcagagaatGGAAGAGTCAGGCAGCTCTTCGCTGGGTCCCCTGGGCTAGCCACCCCTCCACCCACTGCCCACTTCCTGGTGAGCTCAGccacaaggccacattcctgctTGCTGCACATGGGTAGCGGACAGCACCTTTCAGTAAGGGCTGCTAGGACACGAccatggggagagagaaaagagaaagaaaacaagtgAGACTCCATGATCAGAGACCTCTGGGAAAGCTGAAAGTAGACAGGACCATACAGTCTGAGCCAGATGTATAGCTCCCCCACGGAAAGGGTGGGGGTAGCATGCAAAGCCAATGCAGTCCCCCAGCGCAGGCTAAAGCAGCCTCAAGTTGCACCCCAGCTTCAGTGGTCCTCTAGTCTGCTCCCCAGCAGAGCCCATATAAACAGGGTACGTGCCTGCCCCAGCCGTGCCCACTCACTCCCAGATACTGACCCATCCCCTCTGTGCCCAGGGCTGGTCAGTGCAGAATCAATACCTTGGCACTGCCCAGCATGTGCACCAATGGGAAGCTGGCCAACAGGTATTCCTCAGCCTggccccagcacccccacactccGCTGGCTGGCACTGGTGAGTACTGCGTTACCTTAACCCCACAGCCCCTTTGCAGCAGCCTAGCTAATGTAAAGGGGCCCAGCTTCACTCTACCCCAGTGTGTAGCAGCAGGTCCCCCTGTAAGACACAGGCCAACAGGAGCGTGGGGAGGAGATCATCATCAGTGCAGGTCAATGTCACATTAGCATGGCCACTGGAAAGACTTGTCAGGACACAGCTCCCCGGAAAGAGCCTTAATGGTGGCAAGAgaaaacaaacccccaaatcaCTGCCAGGCATTTTGCAGCTAGACCCCCCTAGGAGCCCAACGTGCTGAAGCTAAGCAGGCTGGAGAACAGGGCCCAGCACCAGGAAGGGGCTGTCTGGATAGCACCAAGATACTCTGTCAGCTATCACTTCCTGATGCACAGGAAAGCCAGGCCGAGCAGGAGCTCAGCAACGAAGAGATTAGTACGAGCATTGGTGGTCCTTCAGCAGCCAGCCGGGGCAGATCCAGCAGCATTTACGTGCATGGGGAGTTTAATAACTTCCTTGTTTGCTTGGTTTTGACACATGAGGAAGAGGCTGGTCTTTACTCTAAGCTCTAAAATCCCCCTCCGCACGCGAGCCAACCCAGCCAAGGCAGCTCTGGGCTGGTTCCCACTGGACATTTTTGGAAGCTTGGGTCAGATGCGACGGCATCACGTCACGCTCTTCCCCACCCAGCTACCAGACAAGAAACGGTACAGCCTGTGACAACGAGGTCACTAGACATCACCTGTCGCTTCTCAGGAGACCAGGGGGAATGTTGCACTCCTCCTGCCCAAATCCCGGGCTGGCCAGTTGCAGTCTGTCTCCCAAAATCCCCTGCTGCACTTATTGgctcatccctccttccccatcacagAGACACGACTGACCCCTGCAGTGCCCTGCCTTGGAAGGTTGCAGACAAAGCGGCTATAAAAACCACAGAGTGATCATTACAAGATAGAAGCTAGCGAGGAGGACGAGGCCTTGAGGTTAAGACACCGGGCTGCTGGCATGATTGACATCCTGTGTGAGCCAGCACAACTTAGAGCAACTCACCGCTCATCAGTCTAGATGCATCTTCATCTCGTGCAATTGCTTTATTGCATTTAGTTCAGCCTTTGCCTTGGTGCAGCAGGTCTGGaaaagttttgcttttgtttaaaataaagccaACTGGTTTTCCagcttgttttattttgaatggtAGAAATTCAGGTCCTGTCTCTTCAGGAGACAGAATGGCTGGAGAACTGGTACAGAGATGGAGTAGGAAACACACACCTGGGGTGGGCAGGCAGCTTTTAAATGCACATTAATCTGTAAGCCTCACTTAGCTCAAGTGACTGCACCCGCTGGGGAGAAGGGCGCTCTTTGTTAAAGACTCGAGCCCTCCGATTCAAGGCCCAGGAAAGCGCTGCAGTCCCCGGCAGCCTCACAGCAAGACCAGACTGCATTCGTACGGTAAGAGACCCAGCAAAACGACAGGGAACTCCTCATGCCTTTCTGAAGCAGCAAGGAGTGTGCCCAGATATGACCTACCCTCTTCCGCAGGTGACCTTTAATGCTGTGGATTAAGGTCACCCCACACCAGCACGTGAGAGGCTGGCTGTATCTGCCTGCCATGGACACAGGGGACACAGATAAGAGTCTCCTACAGTCTCTCAATCCTCATTTGCTTACACCCCATCCCAGAAAAAGGCCACTGTCAATAAAACCTGAGCCTACAGATCAGGGTGTCATTTGCTATGGGGGCAATTGTCTCGCCACCCTCCTCAAGCAATATCTTGCTTTGCCCCCAAAttttttccagtctgactttgcaGGTTATAATATAATCACATATCTTGCTCCCAACACCCCAGAATTTCTCCTGAAGTGCTATCGCTGTGATAGACGATCCAGGATCTTGGTGCACTGGCATGACCGGCAACGGGAAGCTGGGCAAGATTCTGCCCTCTTCACCCAAGTCCCAgcacgctcccccaccccacagctaaGGTGCACAGGCCCAGGAAGAGTGTCACTCAGGGCAAGTCACAGGAAAGGGAGCAGCAGGACTGATTCGTGTCCCCAGTCAGCTTTGTTCAGGGGTCCACGCTCAGACTTgactcggggggtgggggagggggggtgaaggagggagatgggactcctggggtctatAGCCAGCATTGGAAAGGATGCTGTGTTTAGCAGGTACAGCCtgacactcccctgccccccatctctaACACCAGCCTCCCAGGGGAGAGGAAGCCCTAGAGGCCTCAGCACTGCAGCCCAAACCACTGCCCTTGGGGTCAGGACCAGacttcccctccctgcag
Coding sequences within:
- the CNN2 gene encoding calponin-2; translated protein: MSGSQFNKGPSYGLSAEVKSRLAQKYDPQKEAELRIWIESITGKEIGPDFQLGLKDGVILCELMNKLQPGSVRKINRSAQTWHQLENLSNFIKAMVQYGMNPVDLFEANDFFETGNMTQVQVCLLALAGMAKTKGIQSDVDIGVKYSEKQQRNFDDAKMKAGQCVIGLQMGTNKCASQSGMTAYGTRRHLYDPKNQILAPMDHSTISLQMGTNKCASQVGMTAPGTRRHIYDTKMGTEKCDNTSMSLQMGSNQGANQSGQIFGLGRQIYDPKYCPQGNTGDVANAVYDQSTDPPEYHYYREEEGY